A region from the Panicum hallii strain FIL2 chromosome 1, PHallii_v3.1, whole genome shotgun sequence genome encodes:
- the LOC112873789 gene encoding protein G1-like3, with product MDLSPNPESPGGGGAGGSSSGGASSSAGGGGGAPQTPSRYEAQKRRDWNTFGQYLRNHRPPLSLAQCSGAHVLEFLRYLDQFGKTKVHTAACPFFGHPNPPAPCPCPLRQAWGSLDALVGRLRAAFEENGGRPESNPFAARAVRLYLREVREHQARARGVSYEKKKRKKPQPPADHAGGSGGHPPPPAPPPAGAAC from the coding sequence ATGGACCTGTCCCCGAACCCCGAGagcccgggcggcggcggggccggtggaTCGAGCAGCGGGGGGGCGTCCTcgtcggcgggcggcggcggcggcgcgccgcaGACGCCGAGCCGGTACGAGGCGCAGAAGCGGCGGGACTGGAACACGTTCGGGCAGTACCTGCGGAACCACCGGCCGCCGCTGAGCCTGGCGCAGTGCAGCGGCGCGCACGTGCTGGAGTTCCTGCGGTACCTGGACCAGTTCGGCAAGACCAAGGTGCACACGGCGGCGTGCCCCTTCTTCGGGCACCCGAacccgcccgcgccgtgcccctGCCCGCTGCGCCAGGCGTGGGGCAGCCTGGACGCGCTGGTgggccgcctccgcgccgccttCGAGGAGaacggcggccggccggagtCCAACCCCTTCGCGGCGCGCGCCGTCCGCCTCTACCTCCGCGAGGTCCGCGAGCAccaggcacgcgcgcgcggcgtcagctacgagaagaagaagcgcaagaagccgcagccgccggccgatcacgccggcggcagcggaggccacccgccgcctccggccccgccgcccgccggcgcggcGTGCTGA